AAAGGAATTCCCGAATCCACGTTTGTGATGGAACTGCCGGAAGAGTACCTGGTACTCAACGTCAATGCGGAAGGTCTGGATGACTGGTATATCATTGAGCAGAATGCTGATGATATGCGAGTGCTGGTTTTCGAATTTAAAGAGTTGAAAACCAATCAGGTGGAAATCGTGTTTGAGGGAGTCATTCCCCGCGATGCGAATCAGGGGGAAGCGGAAGTCATGATGCCGACGCCGCTCGAAGTATCATCTGTACGCAGCGATCTTGCAATCTGGTGTGATGAATCGTTAGTGGCCCGCGCACCAGAATTAAACGACTGGCGTTCGATTTCCGCAGCAGATTTATCACCTGAGCTGAAAGCACAACAAAGTCGTCTGCCGCAATTTGCATTTCGATCGACGGCCGAACTTCCAGAGTGGATTAAACTGGCACTGACGCCGGCCCAGCCTGGGATTACAGCGAATTCCCTGGTGATGACCACGGTTGGGAATGTTTCGGTGAGCCATACGGTAGCGATTCGTTGGTCGATTCAAGGGGCCGCAACGAGTGAGTTGTCGTTCACCACTCCTGCCTGGTTAGGTGAGCATCTTGATTTTCGCGGTGCCTCGATCCGGCAAGTGGATAAGCGTGTGATCGGCGGTAGCGTTGTGCAATGGACGATTTACCTGCAAGATTCGGTCGAGGGGTCTTACTTCATCACCGCTGATGCGACGTTGTCTCCTCCCGCCTCCGGTCAGATTGAAATCCCACAAGTCCGTGTTATGGACACCAGTGGTAAGGTTGACCCGCAAACAACGGAACTGGAAATACAACAGCATTTTCTGATGCTGGTCAATCATTCCTGGGCACGACTGTCATTGTTGAATCAGGATAGTCTGATTTCTGTCGATCGTCAGGAAGTGCCTTTAGTCATCAATGAGTCTCTCGCGAATCAGGCGATGGAACTGGCACGGATCATTCCTAATGGCAAACCGCCTCTTTATCAAACACAACAGTTTCAAGCCGACCAGGGTGCCGCGGCGGCCGTCAATATGGCAGAACTGACGACGGTTCTGGCTCATGATGGTAGCTGGAAAACGCATGCCGACTATCGAATTCGCAATCGGTCACGACAGTTTCTGGCAGTAAGGCTCCCTGATAAAACACAGGTTTTAAGCGCCTTTGTGAAAGGGATTCCGACGGCTCCCGTGCTGTTAAAAGGAGATGCAGCGGAAGCAAAATCAGGCTCTGCCATATATCTCTTGGCATTACCAAAAACGAGTGCGGCGGATCTCTCGTTTTCAGTCAATCTGATTCTGTCAGGCCGGTTGCCGGCCGCCTTGCCTCAAGGGACCTTCCGTTTGAAGTCGGCTGATATTGATTTGCAGCCACCACAAGTTGTGATCCCCGCCGAAGATGCCGAGTATGGGATTCCCGTTGCACAGACCAAATGGTCGGTCTATGTACCAAATGAATATACGGCGACCGCACTGCTGGATGATCCGCGTACCAATATGACACCAGTCAATGGAAATGGTCTCGGTGACACCTCGCTGACAAGCATGGTCAAAGATGTGGAAAATTTGTATTCGGTTTATACTGGCAATAAAAGCGACCGCGTTCGCAGTCGGGCGATTAAAAACCTCAAGCAGTTAGAATTAAAACTGGACCAGAATACAACAACATATACTGGGAAACAGAAAGAACGGCTCAAAGAGCAGATCGGTGAGATTCAACAGCGAGAGATACAACGTCAGGCACAACAGAAGAAGCTGCTTGGCTTGTCCAAAGGCCAGGGCAAGGATGGTGTGACAGACTTTGACTCGGAAGAGACATTTAACCAACTCGTCATTGGGAATAGTGCGACATTATTCGATGCGAATCGTGACGCGTATCAACAAGAAAGCCGGGACCTGTCCGGAAAATTTCAGTCAGGCAAAGCATCAGAATCGAAGTCACAACTGAAAGGGTTCTACTTTAGAAAAGAGATTGACAAAAAGGGAGGAGCCAAAGGAAAAGGGGTTCCGCCCCAAGCTGTTGACAGCCGCGCTCTGAGAAGACAGCAAAGCATTCAGAATGCGAATGATTTTTCTCAGGCTCCCAGGGGAATGCAACAGCAGGCAGAAATGCCGAATGCGGCACCATCAGATTTCAGCGATCAAATCCAAACTGAACCTTCAGCATCAATGGGAGGATTCGGTGGGGGAGTTCGATTTGGTACTAGAGAATTTAAAAACCAGCCAATGTCAGAAGATGGTAAAAACAATGTATGGCAGCAGTTGAATGATGTGGACGAAGCACTCGCAGATGCGTATACTCCAGATATCAAGTTTGGGCATTCCGTTCCCCGACAGGGTTTCGGAGACAAAGCTGGTCAATCCCAGATGATGGAAGGAACTACAGCTCAAGGACAACAAGCCGCCTGGACTCAAGCAGGGGGCATTTCGTTGCACTTTGATATTCCGCTGCATGGCCAGAAGCTTGTGTTTAGCAAGATCAACGGTCAACCTAAGCTGGCATTAAGCGTCCGACCGGAAAACACCTATCAGTTTGTTGGGGCACTACTCTGGACCGTTATCTGGACGCTGGTTTTGATCGGTTTGATCTGGTGTGTGTCTCGTAATCTTCAATCTGCTGTGGCTCAGAAAGGGCTGGGGATTCTCCTGATGCTGGCTGGTTTAACAGGCTGGTTATTACTCTCAGGAATGATTGCCGGGCTGGCGATTTGCTGTTTCATTGTAGGCGCAATTGTTCTGGCTTATCTGTATGTGAAACAAGCTGCTTGAAATCAATTGTCATTCTGTAGTATCTTGCAGGTGTCAAATTCAAGTTAACTTCTTTCTCCATTCCACAGAGGCTATCATGGCAACGAAGATCACCTGGCTGGGACATTCCACCTACCAAATAGAAACCGCCGGTAAAACGATTTTGTTGGACCCGTTTCTGACCGGGAATCCCAGTGCCGCGATTTCGGCGAATGAAGCGACTGCAGATGCAATCATCGTCAGTCATGGCCACGGCGATCATGTTGGTGATACGGTTGAGATTGCCAAACGCACGAATGCCCTGGTGATTGCCAATTTTGAAATTATCGACTGGATGGGCAAGCAGGGCGTGAAGAATGTGCATCCACAGCATATTGGTGGCGCGCATCAATACGAGTTTGGAACCGTTAAACTCACAATCGCCCATCATGGTTCGATGTTACCTGATGGAAGTAATGGCGGCAGTCCTTGCGGAATTCTGTTGAAATTAAATGATGGCACGATTTATTTCGCCGCAGATACCGGGCTGTTTTACGATATGACTTTGATCGGCGAAGAAGGGGTGGACCTGGCGATTTTACCCATTGGTGATAATTTCACCATGGGGCCGGAAGATGCGGTGCGGGCGACAAAATTGATTGCTCCCAAGCGGGTCATGCCGATGCACTATAATACCTGGCCGTTGATTGAGCAGGATGCCACCGCGTGGGCAGAACAAATTCGCGCACAGACAACGGCAGAGCCCATTGTGTTGGAACCGGGCGATTCCTGTCAGCTTTGAGTTTCGTTCGATTCGGTTTCTTCTGCAGGGAGTTCGAGTCCGACCTGGATCTCGTCTCCTTCAATGCGAACCGGATAAACGGGGACGTGCAGCTTGGACTTGGGATTATCGAGCCAGGTACCATCTTTGATACAAAATCGCCACGCATGCCAGGGACAGGTGACAGCGCCTTCGTCATCAACATATCCCGTAGAAAGTGGTGCTCCCTGATGCGGGCAGAAATCATTGATGGCCGTATATGTTCCCTGCTTCAGGAAAACGGCGATCATGAGACCTTCGATATGAAACGCTCGGCCTTCTCCTTCGGGAATCTCGCCGACTTTGGCAATCGTATGATAAGTGATCACAAAAACGCTTTCGTAGTTTAATCTTGAGAATGTCCGGGGTTTGCTGCTTGACGAATTTTAGACAGTTTACGGATTAAATTGCCCATTTGATGACGATCGACTTTTTCTGATTTGGTCATTTGCGCTGCCTGCTTCAGAAGTATTTTGATTTGTTCCGGATCTTCATTCATCCGCCGGGCAATGGGGTCAATCACACGATGCTCTTCTCCCCGTAAGTTCCTGAGATGCAACTGTGTGAATAACTGTTTGACGTATGCGTAGAGCAAAAACCGCCCGTTTCCTTTTTTATAATGCAGGTTTCCTACATTGTCTGTGTGAGAAACGATGTTATGCCGCGGGAGAATGTGGGACGAAAGGATCGGGCCAAATCGGATACTGCGCCACCAGCCATAAATTAAGAGCGTAATCAACAGCTGGATTGTTAAAGGCCTGAAGGTCGGATCGATTAATAGCGCCACGACTTTCGAGGTTCCCGAAGCATTGAGTGATTCATCAACGACCACATAGTCGGCTGCTCCCGCAGATTCAATCAAGCGATACGCGGGAACGCCCCCACCATCAACCATCGATTGATTCGAAAAGAGTTTAGAGGAAGCGGTGACAACGACTTCACCAATGCCGTGACGCAATTTCACAGCCTGCTTCGTATCTCCCGCCGTAATCAGTGTCTCTCCCATGGGGGATTCAACTTGCGCGTTGGTCTCCCAGATAATAGAAGGAGCATCAGGAAAAACCGTCGTGGCCTGACTTTCCAACAGGGTGTGGCTATCGTTTTTTGAAAAAGATAAACGCGTCTTATTCTTCTTTTCTGATTCCACACGCGGGATATTTTCACGCTCGGTTTCATCCAGGTAGCGGACTTTGATGTCTAACGAGGAGATTGCAAATTCCGGGTGCTGGTCATTCGCGGCAATCACCAGTCGTCCTCCCTCATTCACCCAAGCCAGCAGCGACGACCATTCGAGTGGACTGGGATAGCGGGCCGGCCCTAGAATACAAAGTGTTTCATCATAATCCAGTGACTGAATCAAGACGTTCAAAGGAGCACGGTTTCGTTCCGTGCCGAAAGTTTCCGTTTGTAGTAACAAATAAAACGCTTTTTTTCCACTGGCAGACGAACTATAAGAATCGTCGAGCGCACCGGTTCCAAACTCCGGAAACCAAAGGTGCAGCGGCAGTAAGAGGCACAGAAAAAACAGCCAGACCCAGCCGGCGTTTCTGCGTTCACGCTTTTTTCTGGAAGGCTGATTCATAAAATTGGAGCGTACTTTCAAAGTGTTCTCTAGTGGCTTCGCGACGACCGAACCCCAGCGGTTCATAGGTGCGAATGATCTGGCGAAATGAATCGCCGGGTAAACCGTGGGGGCGGGCGGCTCGGAGATAATCGCGATAGGTCAAGCCTTTTCGAAATCGAATCCAGCCTGCCCGTTCAATAAAACTCATTGACCCATAAATCAACTGAATAATCGCATTGTGGTAGTCACCGGTCTGGGCAAGTGCTTTGGCACGTTCAAGGTAGATTGAAACCTCACTCTCTGCCGGTGAAACGA
This genomic interval from Gimesia alba contains the following:
- a CDS encoding metal-dependent hydrolase, which gives rise to MATKITWLGHSTYQIETAGKTILLDPFLTGNPSAAISANEATADAIIVSHGHGDHVGDTVEIAKRTNALVIANFEIIDWMGKQGVKNVHPQHIGGAHQYEFGTVKLTIAHHGSMLPDGSNGGSPCGILLKLNDGTIYFAADTGLFYDMTLIGEEGVDLAILPIGDNFTMGPEDAVRATKLIAPKRVMPMHYNTWPLIEQDATAWAEQIRAQTTAEPIVLEPGDSCQL
- a CDS encoding DUF4350 domain-containing protein, with the translated sequence MNQPSRKKRERRNAGWVWLFFLCLLLPLHLWFPEFGTGALDDSYSSSASGKKAFYLLLQTETFGTERNRAPLNVLIQSLDYDETLCILGPARYPSPLEWSSLLAWVNEGGRLVIAANDQHPEFAISSLDIKVRYLDETERENIPRVESEKKNKTRLSFSKNDSHTLLESQATTVFPDAPSIIWETNAQVESPMGETLITAGDTKQAVKLRHGIGEVVVTASSKLFSNQSMVDGGGVPAYRLIESAGAADYVVVDESLNASGTSKVVALLIDPTFRPLTIQLLITLLIYGWWRSIRFGPILSSHILPRHNIVSHTDNVGNLHYKKGNGRFLLYAYVKQLFTQLHLRNLRGEEHRVIDPIARRMNEDPEQIKILLKQAAQMTKSEKVDRHQMGNLIRKLSKIRQAANPGHSQD
- a CDS encoding Rieske (2Fe-2S) protein, with the protein product MITYHTIAKVGEIPEGEGRAFHIEGLMIAVFLKQGTYTAINDFCPHQGAPLSTGYVDDEGAVTCPWHAWRFCIKDGTWLDNPKSKLHVPVYPVRIEGDEIQVGLELPAEETESNETQS